The Arachis hypogaea cultivar Tifrunner chromosome 16, arahy.Tifrunner.gnm2.J5K5, whole genome shotgun sequence genome contains a region encoding:
- the LOC112756730 gene encoding protein FAR1-RELATED SEQUENCE 5-like: MGYIAFQKGGYRHAGFTCKDLYNHIDRYRRSKLKNGDANAAINYLIGKSNNDLLFFGKYIFTSDEGLEHIFWADGQSIIDYHCFGDIVAFDSTYKKNKYNKLLVIFSGCNHHGQTVIFGSGLLSDETTETYKWLLETFVEAIGGKSPKAVINDRDLAMRDAIKNVLPDATHWLCEWHLQRNACENIKNPNFLRDFKGLIYDNNDHIDFDRRWVAILDKHNLVGSTWMEKTYETRAMWSHCFLRDKFFGYIRTTSQCEGINSLIRFYINHRNTLIDFMHNLDRALKEYRNNELIADFESQCSEPVMITLLEVYERSASCYFTQNIFKKIRNEIQRAGALNIKVLSTTLDKVEFSVTRASCLNHVVFPVVMFSVP; encoded by the coding sequence ATGGGATATATTGCGTTCCAGAAGGGTGGATATCGTCATGCTGGCTTCACATGCAAAGATTTGTACAACCACATTGATCGTTATCGTCGGTCAAAACTTAAAAATGGGGATGCCAATGCAGCAATAAACTATTTGATTGGCAAGTCAAACAACGATCTGCTGTTCTTTGGGAAGTATATATTCACTAGTGACGAAGGGCTCGAGCATATTTTTTGGGCAGATGGGCAGTCAATTATCGACTATCACTGCTTTGGAGATATTGTTGCCTTTGATTCAACGTACAAGAAGAATAAATACAACAAACTTTTGGTCATTTTCTCCGGATGCAATCATCATGGGCAGACTGTTATCTTCGGCTCTGGCCTACTATCCGACGAAACCACAGAAACGTATAAGTGGTTGTTGGAAACGTTTGTTGAAGCGATAGGTGGAAAAAGTCCTAAAGCAGTAATAAATGACAGAGACCTTGCCATGCGAGATGCAATCAAGAATGTTCTTCCTGATGCTACCCATTGGTTATGCGAATGGCATCTTCAGAGAAATGCATGTGAAAATATAAAGAATCCAAATTTTCTACGCGATTTTAAGGGTCTTATATATGACAATAACGACCACATAGACTTTGATCGGAGATGGGTAGCCATTTTGGATAAGCACAACCTTGTTGGGAGTACCTGGATGGAAAAGACGTACGAAACTCGTGCGATGTGGTCCCATTGTTTTCTTCGGGATAAGTTTTTCGGTTACATAAGAACGACGTCACAATGTGAAGGTATAAATTCTCTCATCAGATTTTATATTAATCACAGGAACACCCTCATTGACTTCATGCATAACCTGGATAGGGCCTTAAAGGAGTATAGAAACAATGAATTAATAGCTGACTTTGAGTCTCAGTGCTCTGAGCCAGTGATGATTACCTTGTTGGAGGTATATGAAAGATCTGCATCATGTTATTTCACTCAAAACATTTTTAAGAAAATTCGTAATGAGATTCAGAGGGCAGGGGCTTTGAATATCAAGGTATTAAGCACAACCTTGGACAAGGTAGAGTTCAGTGTGACTCGTGCAAGTTGTTTGAATCACGTGGTATTCCCCGTAGTCATGTTTTCTGTGCCATGA
- the LOC140180010 gene encoding protein FAR1-RELATED SEQUENCE 5-like has translation MVEDIWNLESRTEDEACQFYNAYACWHGFVMRKDDVVRDNQSRIISKQIVCNKEGWRNMRYLDLDDRSREARSLTRTKCLAQLRVKLDYDCGRWKVLCFVESHNHDLTPPPPICASGSGLLSSHCY, from the coding sequence ATGGTGGAGGATATTTGGAACCTGGAGTCTAGGACAGAGGATGAGGCTTGCCAATTTTATAACGCTTATGCTTGTTGGCATGGATTTGTAATGAGGAAGGATGACGTGGTTAGGGATAATCAAAGTAGAATCATTAGCAAGCAAATTGTTTGCAATAAGGAGGGCTGGAGGAATATGAGGTATCTTGATCTGGATGATAGATCAAGGGAGGCAAGGTCACTAACGCGAACCAAGTGTCTAGCTCAGCTTAGGGTAAAGCTTGACTACGACTGCGGTAGATGGAAGGTATTATGTTTTGTGGAATCTCACAACCACGATCTGACGCCCCCCCCCCCAATTTGCGCATCTGGTTCCGGCCTATTGTCGTCTCACTGTTACTGA